The DNA sequence GAAAAGGGGTGATTGTTGCAATTCTGGATTCTGGGATTGATTACAGTCACCCCGACTTTCGTAATGCAGATGGAAGTACTCGAATTCTTGCTATCTATGATGAAACTTTAGAACGGGAATATACCGCAGAAGAGATAAATCAGGCACTGATGGCAGACAGTGAACAGGAAAGATTTCGATTAGTGCCGAGCCGTGATACTTCCGGGCATGGTACCCATGTGGCAGGAATTGCAGCAGGAAATGGCAGGGCATCTAATGGGGTGAATCGGGGAGTTGCCTATGAAAGTCCACTCTTAGTGGTAAAGCTTGGAACGGCAGAACCGAATGGTTTTCCAAGAACGACACAGATTATGCGGGGCTTAGATTATGTGGTGAAGAAGGCACTGGAACTGCAGATGCCTATGGCTGTAAATATCAGCTTTGGAAATAATTATGGTGCACATAGCGGAACGGCACTTTTGGAAAGCTATATCAATGATATGGCTAATTTTTGGAAAACAAGTATCGCTATAGGAACGGGAAACGAAGGAGCGGCAAGAGGCCATACATCAGGGTATTTGCAGCAGGGAATAGAGAGGGAGATTTCATTTGCTATTAGCACTTATGAAACTGTTATGAATCTGCAGGTATGGAAATCCTATGTAGATGATTTTGATGTGTCTATTGCTAGTCCTTCCGGGCGTACGGTAGGTCCGATACAGAAGATTCAAGGGCCTCAACGTTTTGTACTAGGGCAGACTGAGCTTTTGATTTATTATGGAGAGCCCAGTCCTTACAGTCCCTATCAGGAGATTTATATTGATTTTATTCCGGCACAGACCTATATAGATTCGGGTGTTTGGAGATTGATATTGACGCCAAGAAGAATTGTACGGGGGAATTATGATATATGGATGCCGGGACAATCTGTGCTGAATGCCGGGACAGGATTTCTTTATCCGGTAGAGGAAACAACGTTGACCATTCCATCTACAGCGGCAAAAGTAATTTCCGTAGCGGCTTATAACTCCAGAAATGATCAATTGGCGGATTTTTCGGGAAGGGGGTATACCAGACAAACTAATGAAGTGAAGCCGGATTTGGCAGCTCCGGGAGTCGATATTCTTTCTGCTGCCCCAGGAGGGGGATATGCAGTGCGTAGCGGAACTTCTATGGCAACTCCTTTTGTGACAGGAAGCTGCGCACTTTTGATGCAGTGGGGAATCATAAACGGGAATGATGCTTATCTGTATGGGGAGAAAATAAAAGCGTATTTACTGCGCGGAGCAAGACATTTGCCGATTTTACAGGAATATCCCAATCCGGAAGTGGGTTGGGGTGTGTTGTGTGTAAAGGATAGTCTGCCGGAATAAAAAATCTCCTGCTGTTTATGGCTTTGATAAAAATACATAAAATTTTCAAAAATGGCATGAATTATTTGACAATAATGTATAAAAGATTTACAATAAGAGTAAGATTTTTTGCGGGATTTTTGATTTGACAGAACATACAATAAAGGAGGAAAGGAGTGTGTGATTGCTGTTTTTAAACCAATCATGCGACGGAGAAAATGGTAGAATACAAGGATGGAAAAGTTTGTCTCGAAAAACTGGAGATAAAGGATATCATTGATATTAATATTCTTCAAGATTTTCTGGATAACTTTGCGTTGGGGATGAATTGTGCAGCAGTGGCAGTTGACCTAGAGGGAAAAGAGGTTACAAAACCAAGTTATTATCGTGATTTTTGTCAAAGACAGGTGCATATGTCTTCGCTTGGGGATAAACGTTGTGCGGAATGTCATAATCAGATGGGGGAAGAAGCGGCAAAAATCGGCAAACCTTATGTAGGAAATTGTCATGCAGGACTGATTGATTTTGCGGCACCGATTACCGTTGATAATTATCATATCGGAACTGTACTTGGAGGACAGATTCTGAATAAGCAACCGGATTTGGATGCAATGCGTAAAATGGCATTAGAGTTGGGGTTAGATCCGGAGGAGGTTGAAGCGGCTGCAAGTCAGATTGATGTTGTGCCGGAACAAAATATTAAGGCTGCTGCCGAAGTGCTTTATGTAGTAGTGAATGAAATGGCACAAAGTGGCTATAACAGGTTGGAAATCGAGTATTTGTCTAATACATTGGCAGAAAACTTTATTCAGATTTCACAAGCGGTAGAGGCACTTACGCGTTCGGCAGTGGAAATTACAGACAGTCAGCATGAATTAGAAAGTGAGATTCAAGGGGTAAATGATCTGACAAATGAAATTGCTAAGATTAATGAATCCATTGCACAGGTTGCACGCAAGATTAAGATGATTGGATTGAATGCGTCTATTGAGGCAGCAAGGCTGGGAGAAAGCGGAAGAGGATTTGCTGTTGTAGCAAACGAGATACAGCATCTTTCAGAAAATACAACAAGTACAACAGCGCAGGTGACAAGTCTGAATCAGCGGATTGAAGAAAAGTTGCAGACAACAATAAGTAATTCGCATAAGACGCTTTCTGTTACGGAAGACCAGTCAGCGGCAATGGAAGAACTTTATGCTACG is a window from the Roseburia sp. 499 genome containing:
- a CDS encoding S8 family peptidase; translated protein: MNSPKFENLLNLALDATEREREKSVQLGVGYEPEENRWEIIVKYSGAIKNLEQQDNRIRVTELMNEYAILNVPEDAMGLIAAAPEVEFVEKPKRMFFAVSQGKSVSCINAVQTGRFGLTGKGVIVAILDSGIDYSHPDFRNADGSTRILAIYDETLEREYTAEEINQALMADSEQERFRLVPSRDTSGHGTHVAGIAAGNGRASNGVNRGVAYESPLLVVKLGTAEPNGFPRTTQIMRGLDYVVKKALELQMPMAVNISFGNNYGAHSGTALLESYINDMANFWKTSIAIGTGNEGAARGHTSGYLQQGIEREISFAISTYETVMNLQVWKSYVDDFDVSIASPSGRTVGPIQKIQGPQRFVLGQTELLIYYGEPSPYSPYQEIYIDFIPAQTYIDSGVWRLILTPRRIVRGNYDIWMPGQSVLNAGTGFLYPVEETTLTIPSTAAKVISVAAYNSRNDQLADFSGRGYTRQTNEVKPDLAAPGVDILSAAPGGGYAVRSGTSMATPFVTGSCALLMQWGIINGNDAYLYGEKIKAYLLRGARHLPILQEYPNPEVGWGVLCVKDSLPE
- a CDS encoding PocR ligand-binding domain-containing protein encodes the protein MVEYKDGKVCLEKLEIKDIIDINILQDFLDNFALGMNCAAVAVDLEGKEVTKPSYYRDFCQRQVHMSSLGDKRCAECHNQMGEEAAKIGKPYVGNCHAGLIDFAAPITVDNYHIGTVLGGQILNKQPDLDAMRKMALELGLDPEEVEAAASQIDVVPEQNIKAAAEVLYVVVNEMAQSGYNRLEIEYLSNTLAENFIQISQAVEALTRSAVEITDSQHELESEIQGVNDLTNEIAKINESIAQVARKIKMIGLNASIEAARLGESGRGFAVVANEIQHLSENTTSTTAQVTSLNQRIEEKLQTTISNSHKTLSVTEDQSAAMEELYATVQNSVELAEYIKRIFLDD